In Montipora foliosa isolate CH-2021 chromosome 13, ASM3666993v2, whole genome shotgun sequence, one DNA window encodes the following:
- the LOC137983780 gene encoding protein turtle homolog B-like isoform X2 has translation MSWFIFWMCCFCTSFQRGSTQGSDPGGGRLPPLEIEVRLGSDAILQCDAVKPGQDSQLLEWRRNGSKSAVFMKFMEFTPIIDPRYSRRLHMINSSAILLSSAKESDAGIYRCRTMQSGAESSIITHGRWIVVKVTGKAGLPSRRKTVVEKYPAVLDCQTDRDLPTEKVIYDWTKDGSDVTTSDRTTIIASGALFIKSTRRTDNGVYQCTAKTVDSNGLVSYAGAKTFLDVQYAPEIQNMPAVLAVAEGSDARLPCVSVANPATEFTNWTRHGEDVRSARFAVLEKGSLLIQDVRRTDAGEYACTPYNKVGAGITEITRLVLKDVPRFIVAPPSIMTLRVNDDVTLLCEALSESPVTMSWEREGVPLPAGRAIAKSGKLTIKGIQKGDYGVYTCVASSDDGKASHSTTLAVISTPSKPSIISVLFNGSTAVLRWRPGYDGGYPQQMEVWYRLSSDNDYDWLQSPYLSASVTSYRIPDLQTRQPYLFSIRGINREGAGYFSDMVEAKAFKTEVNRDPEKSDFPLAPENVIVNITKDGYYVSWKYTDVPGRPPVEKFIVEYREGNHSSTWFPANDAVPAERRIYLFSAERAEADKSYDFRVFSYGANELSNAAYVTMRYEIASPVFSTHSDGSDIIPIVGGVLGTIFGVLLIVLIYFCCFRKKKRDKLTINSGSKKVQLVFSGSEATEPEESEEDFLDAEIKLRPESVRFVPDISDTNDPYNKYAKMRKEEDFMLTGHDGRYGGDMLRYSNLLNSTSPSHSPEVSSVDSEKVRFFGDFETRDGQSAWYDCTLSKPASREVRDSFDQFCKADIGSKDSIHRSPTEINGRKVSREQVGCKAVPRFGSNMSLPEGKATSGYFQNPRFTPIKEESPRERDTPRGNGTLGRRQPHHWSTPAVFSKRQDTNNNSDGKGSDSDSGDSSRRGRTRRHRPHSLYEGKLRPISEQDSDPKVRCTCDAEEESDDYSNYPTLKLGEERTVPATESSSYLHLDKSDTLRRSFTDQRKEWKEPLLGKPYDSHRNSNAVDTDSENTVSPAISLASLSETESDREIARKRYDRKPSEATNNAVASAVPRAVTKLKSIESESSSDERGGQRSRDRSRKYSPPVYKDKKPPSVTDLNLNPMERVDTMEQLKVCDPFFQEKNRVSRSSSNASSGIGSVPVSSSETNSIDSPRGVRSRLSSRTSLDRASSGYASPRESFSNSTLRPVHLAVSARSSVSSDRTSTDRTSSGYASSRDSYDNPDRLRPEDYSKAHAQMRLSGRGRRSDEPYQLDPSSSEVDDLETEGSSYNPKVFEEIMALQQEMGVNLDGSDSSRESLKEMEKLTNSELLKYAPRMSPTKYKLDLYSDEEKDQRCTKLMAEYKTNKSLQDVKARPGSQIYRSWDL, from the exons ATGTCGTGGTTTATCTTCTGGATGTGTTGCTTTTGCACTTCATTTCAACGAG GTTCAACGCAAGGATCCGACCCAGGCGGAGGAAGACTCCCTCCTTTAGAAATCGAAGTAAGGCTTGGATCAGATGCCATTTTACAGTGTGATGCTGTGAAGCCCGGGCAAGACTCTCAGCTTTTGGAATGGAGAAGGAACGGTTCAAAGAGTGCAGTTTTTATGAAGTTTATGGAGTTCACACCTATAATCGATCCACGTTACTCGCGTCGCCTACATATGATTAATAGTTCAGCGATATTACTTTCTAGTGCCAAGGAAAGCGATGCAGGAATTTATCGCTGTAGAACGATGCAATCGGGTGCGGAAAGCTCAATTATCACGCACGGAAGATGGATAGTTGTGAAAGTGACTG gcAAAGCTGGATTGCCATCTCGTCGGAAAACAGTGGTAGAGAAATATCCTGCAGTGTTAGATTGCCAAACAGATAGAGACTTACCCACTGAAAAAGTCATTTACGATTGGACGAAAGATGGCAGTGACGTTACAACCAGTGATCGGACAACAATCATAGCATCCGGGGCATTATTTATCAAGTCCACGCGCCGAACAGACAATGGTGTGTACCAGTGCACCGCTAAAACGGTCGACTCAAACGGCCTGGTTTCTTATGCTGGAGCCAAAACCTTTTTGGATGTACAAT ATGCTCCTGAGATTCAGAACATGCCAGCAGTGTTGGCAGTTGCAGAGGGCTCCGATGCCCGTTTACCTTGCGTTTCTGTCGCGAATCCGGCCACAGAATTCACAAACTGGACAAGGCACGGTGAAGACGTGCGATCAGCAAGGTTCGCCGTGCTCGAAAAAGGCTCTTTGTTGATTCAAGACGTGCGGCGGACAGACGCCGGAGAGTACGCTTGTACACCGTATAATAAAGTTGGTGCAGGAATTACCGAGATCacaagactcgttttgaagg ATGTTCCGAGGTTTATTGTTGCTCCACCGAGCATAATGACTTTAAGAGTGAATGATGATGTAACATTACTTTGCGAAGCCCTCTCAGAGTCTCCAGTTACAATGTCGTGGGAACGTGAGGGTGTGCCTCTTCCAGCAGGCCGTGCAATTGCAAAAAGCGGAAAGTTAACCATTAAAGGAATACAGAAGGGTGACTATGGTGTTTATACATGTGTCGCAAGCTCCGATGATGGAAAAGCGAGCCACTCAACGACTCTAGCTGTTATAT CTACTCCAAGCAAGCCCAGTATAATTAGCGTACTCTTCAACGGTTCCACGGCAGTGTTAAGATGGCGGCCTGGGTACGATGGAGGCTATCCTCAACAGATGGAAGTCTGGTATCGCCTTTCTTCAGATAACGACTACGATTGGTTGCAGTCGCCTTATCTCTCAGCGAGTGTGACGTCATACAGGATTCCAGACCTCCAGACAAGGCAGCCCTATTTATTCAGCATCAGAGGAATCAACCGGGAAGGAGCTGGATATTTTAGCGATATGGTGGAAGCAAAAGCATTTAAGACAGAAGTAAACCGCGACCCTGAGAAATCAG ATTTTCCCTTAGCCCCAGAAAACGTTATCGTGAATATCACAAAGGATGGTTACTACGTCTCATGGAAATACACGGATGTTCCCGGTCGACCCCCTGTAGAAAAATTTATTGTGGAATACAGAGAAGGGAATCACTCTTCAACATGGTTTCCGGCAAATGACGCTGTACCAGCGGAACGCAGGATCTACTTGTTCTCAGCGGAAAGGGCCGAAGCGGACAAGTCGTATGACTTCCGAGTGTTTTCCTATGGCGCCAATGAACTCAGCAATGCCGCTTATGTGACCATGAGATACGAAATCG CTTCTCCGGTTTTCAGCACACACTCGGACGGCAGTGACATAATTCCAATCGTCGGTGGAGTACTAGGAACCATATTTGGTGTTTTGTTGATAGTCTTGATTTATTTCTGCTGCTTTCGCAAGAAGAAAAGAGACA AATTAACCATCAATTCCGGGAGCAAGAAAGTTCAGTTAGTTTTCTCTGG CTCTGAGGCAACGGAACCAGAAGAATCAGAAGAGGATTTTCTTGATGCCGAGATCAAACTGCGACCCGAATCTGTACGATTTGTTCCGGATATCAGCGACACCAATGATCCATACAACAAGTACGCGAAGAtgagaaaagaagaagactTTATGTTAACGGGTCATGACGGACGCTACGGCGGAGATATGTTGCGTTATAGTAACCTGCTAAACAGCACATCACCTTCTCACTCACCGGAAGTTTCTTCAGTAGATTCTGAGAAAGTTCGTTTCTTTGGCGATTTTGAAACTCGCGATGGACAGTCTGCTTGGTACGACTGTACGCTCTCTAAGCCCGCATCCCGTGAGGTACGGGATTCTTTCGATCAGTTTTGCAAAGCTGACATCGGGTCGAAGGACTCGATTCACAGGTCACCCACTGAAATCAACGGTAGAAAGGTTTCGCGTGAACAAGTAGGATGCAAGGCCGTACCTAGATTTGGTTCGAATATGAGCCTTCCGGAGGGAAAAGCAACCAGTGGATATTTTCAAAACCCACGCTTCACGCCTATAAAGGAGGAAAGTCCGCGAGAACGGGATACCCCTCGAGGTAACGGAACCTTGGGACGTAGACAGCCGCACCATTGGTCGACTCCAGCGGTTTTCAGCAAACGACAGGATACAAATAACAACAGCGATGGTAAAGGATCCGATTCCGACTCGGGGGACTCATCGAGACGAGGGCGGACGAGGCGGCATCGGCCTCATTCGTTGTACGAAGGCAAGCTACGGCCCATTTCGGAGCAGGATTCGGATCCGAAGGTGCGTTGCACGTGCGACGCAGAGGAGGAGTCGGATGATTATTCTAACTATCCAACTCTGAAGCTTGGGGAAGAAAGAACAGTTCCCGCTACAGAATCTTCCTCATACCTTCATCTCGATAAATCAGACACATTGAGGCGTTCCTTTACTGATCAGCGGAAAGAATGGAAAGAACCACTTCTCGGTAAACCTTACGACTCACATCGCAATTCGAATGCAGTCGATACAGACTCGGAAAACACCGTCTCTCCTGCAATTTCCTTAGCATCGCTTTCAGAAACGGAGAGTGACAGAGAGATTGCCCGAAAACGTTACGACAGGAAGCCGAGTGAGGCAACAAATAATGCTGTTGCTTCGGCCGTGCCTCGGGCGGTTACAAAATTGAAGTCAATAGAGTCAGAGTCTTCATCAGATGAACGTGGAGGGCAACGGAGTCGAGATCGATCACGAAAATACTCTCCACCTGTTTATAAGGATAAAAAGCCTCCTTCAGTCACAGACTTGAACTTAAATCCCATGGAACGAGTTGACACTATGGAACAGCTGAAAGTCTGCGATCCGTTCTTCCaggaaaaaaatcgtgtatCGCGCTCATCCTCAAATGCATCCAGTGGGATTGGCTCGGTTCCAGTATCCTCCAGCGAAACAAATAGTATCGACTCACCTCGAGGGGTCCGATCTCGATTAAGTTCTCGAACATCCCTCGATCGTGCCTCGAGTGGATATGCCTCTCCTCGGGAGAGTTTTTCCAATTCCACTCTTCGACCGGTGCATCTTGCAGTTTCGGCTCGTTCATCAGTTTCGAGCGATCGAACTTCAACCGACCGCACTTCGAGCGGTTATGCGTCCTCGCGGGATAGCTACGACAATCCCGATCGTTTGCGGCCGGAGGATTATTCAAAAGCTCATGCACAAATGCGATTGAGTGGGAGAGGAAGACGATCGGACGAACCGTACCAGTTAGATCCGTCATCGAGCGAAGTGGATGATCTAGAGACTGAGGGATCATCATACAACCCAAAAGTGTTTGAAGAAATAATGGCACTGCAACAGGAAATGGGAGTAAATTTAGACGGGAGTGATTCAAGTAGAGAAAGCTTAAAGGAAATGGAAAAACTTACAAACTCCGAGCTACTAAAATATGCACCAAGAATGTCGCCAACAAAGTATAAATTAGATTTATACAGTGACGAGGAGAAAGACCAGCGTTGTACGAAGTTGATGGCAGAGTACAAGACGAACAAGAGTCTTCAGGATGTCAAAGCCAGACCCGGAAGCCAGATCTATAGATCATGGGACCTTTGA
- the LOC137983780 gene encoding uncharacterized protein isoform X1: protein MRYSILVKLVASLVVSLRAFDWNFYVSKSHLSYCSTQGSDPGGGRLPPLEIEVRLGSDAILQCDAVKPGQDSQLLEWRRNGSKSAVFMKFMEFTPIIDPRYSRRLHMINSSAILLSSAKESDAGIYRCRTMQSGAESSIITHGRWIVVKVTGKAGLPSRRKTVVEKYPAVLDCQTDRDLPTEKVIYDWTKDGSDVTTSDRTTIIASGALFIKSTRRTDNGVYQCTAKTVDSNGLVSYAGAKTFLDVQYAPEIQNMPAVLAVAEGSDARLPCVSVANPATEFTNWTRHGEDVRSARFAVLEKGSLLIQDVRRTDAGEYACTPYNKVGAGITEITRLVLKDVPRFIVAPPSIMTLRVNDDVTLLCEALSESPVTMSWEREGVPLPAGRAIAKSGKLTIKGIQKGDYGVYTCVASSDDGKASHSTTLAVISTPSKPSIISVLFNGSTAVLRWRPGYDGGYPQQMEVWYRLSSDNDYDWLQSPYLSASVTSYRIPDLQTRQPYLFSIRGINREGAGYFSDMVEAKAFKTEVNRDPEKSDFPLAPENVIVNITKDGYYVSWKYTDVPGRPPVEKFIVEYREGNHSSTWFPANDAVPAERRIYLFSAERAEADKSYDFRVFSYGANELSNAAYVTMRYEIASPVFSTHSDGSDIIPIVGGVLGTIFGVLLIVLIYFCCFRKKKRDKLTINSGSKKVQLVFSGSEATEPEESEEDFLDAEIKLRPESVRFVPDISDTNDPYNKYAKMRKEEDFMLTGHDGRYGGDMLRYSNLLNSTSPSHSPEVSSVDSEKVRFFGDFETRDGQSAWYDCTLSKPASREVRDSFDQFCKADIGSKDSIHRSPTEINGRKVSREQVGCKAVPRFGSNMSLPEGKATSGYFQNPRFTPIKEESPRERDTPRGNGTLGRRQPHHWSTPAVFSKRQDTNNNSDGKGSDSDSGDSSRRGRTRRHRPHSLYEGKLRPISEQDSDPKVRCTCDAEEESDDYSNYPTLKLGEERTVPATESSSYLHLDKSDTLRRSFTDQRKEWKEPLLGKPYDSHRNSNAVDTDSENTVSPAISLASLSETESDREIARKRYDRKPSEATNNAVASAVPRAVTKLKSIESESSSDERGGQRSRDRSRKYSPPVYKDKKPPSVTDLNLNPMERVDTMEQLKVCDPFFQEKNRVSRSSSNASSGIGSVPVSSSETNSIDSPRGVRSRLSSRTSLDRASSGYASPRESFSNSTLRPVHLAVSARSSVSSDRTSTDRTSSGYASSRDSYDNPDRLRPEDYSKAHAQMRLSGRGRRSDEPYQLDPSSSEVDDLETEGSSYNPKVFEEIMALQQEMGVNLDGSDSSRESLKEMEKLTNSELLKYAPRMSPTKYKLDLYSDEEKDQRCTKLMAEYKTNKSLQDVKARPGSQIYRSWDL, encoded by the exons ATGAGATACTCAATTTTGGTCAAATTAGTAGCAAGCCTAGTCGTGAGTTTACGGGCTTTCGATTGGAATTTTTATGTATCTAAAAGCCACTTGTCGTATT GTTCAACGCAAGGATCCGACCCAGGCGGAGGAAGACTCCCTCCTTTAGAAATCGAAGTAAGGCTTGGATCAGATGCCATTTTACAGTGTGATGCTGTGAAGCCCGGGCAAGACTCTCAGCTTTTGGAATGGAGAAGGAACGGTTCAAAGAGTGCAGTTTTTATGAAGTTTATGGAGTTCACACCTATAATCGATCCACGTTACTCGCGTCGCCTACATATGATTAATAGTTCAGCGATATTACTTTCTAGTGCCAAGGAAAGCGATGCAGGAATTTATCGCTGTAGAACGATGCAATCGGGTGCGGAAAGCTCAATTATCACGCACGGAAGATGGATAGTTGTGAAAGTGACTG gcAAAGCTGGATTGCCATCTCGTCGGAAAACAGTGGTAGAGAAATATCCTGCAGTGTTAGATTGCCAAACAGATAGAGACTTACCCACTGAAAAAGTCATTTACGATTGGACGAAAGATGGCAGTGACGTTACAACCAGTGATCGGACAACAATCATAGCATCCGGGGCATTATTTATCAAGTCCACGCGCCGAACAGACAATGGTGTGTACCAGTGCACCGCTAAAACGGTCGACTCAAACGGCCTGGTTTCTTATGCTGGAGCCAAAACCTTTTTGGATGTACAAT ATGCTCCTGAGATTCAGAACATGCCAGCAGTGTTGGCAGTTGCAGAGGGCTCCGATGCCCGTTTACCTTGCGTTTCTGTCGCGAATCCGGCCACAGAATTCACAAACTGGACAAGGCACGGTGAAGACGTGCGATCAGCAAGGTTCGCCGTGCTCGAAAAAGGCTCTTTGTTGATTCAAGACGTGCGGCGGACAGACGCCGGAGAGTACGCTTGTACACCGTATAATAAAGTTGGTGCAGGAATTACCGAGATCacaagactcgttttgaagg ATGTTCCGAGGTTTATTGTTGCTCCACCGAGCATAATGACTTTAAGAGTGAATGATGATGTAACATTACTTTGCGAAGCCCTCTCAGAGTCTCCAGTTACAATGTCGTGGGAACGTGAGGGTGTGCCTCTTCCAGCAGGCCGTGCAATTGCAAAAAGCGGAAAGTTAACCATTAAAGGAATACAGAAGGGTGACTATGGTGTTTATACATGTGTCGCAAGCTCCGATGATGGAAAAGCGAGCCACTCAACGACTCTAGCTGTTATAT CTACTCCAAGCAAGCCCAGTATAATTAGCGTACTCTTCAACGGTTCCACGGCAGTGTTAAGATGGCGGCCTGGGTACGATGGAGGCTATCCTCAACAGATGGAAGTCTGGTATCGCCTTTCTTCAGATAACGACTACGATTGGTTGCAGTCGCCTTATCTCTCAGCGAGTGTGACGTCATACAGGATTCCAGACCTCCAGACAAGGCAGCCCTATTTATTCAGCATCAGAGGAATCAACCGGGAAGGAGCTGGATATTTTAGCGATATGGTGGAAGCAAAAGCATTTAAGACAGAAGTAAACCGCGACCCTGAGAAATCAG ATTTTCCCTTAGCCCCAGAAAACGTTATCGTGAATATCACAAAGGATGGTTACTACGTCTCATGGAAATACACGGATGTTCCCGGTCGACCCCCTGTAGAAAAATTTATTGTGGAATACAGAGAAGGGAATCACTCTTCAACATGGTTTCCGGCAAATGACGCTGTACCAGCGGAACGCAGGATCTACTTGTTCTCAGCGGAAAGGGCCGAAGCGGACAAGTCGTATGACTTCCGAGTGTTTTCCTATGGCGCCAATGAACTCAGCAATGCCGCTTATGTGACCATGAGATACGAAATCG CTTCTCCGGTTTTCAGCACACACTCGGACGGCAGTGACATAATTCCAATCGTCGGTGGAGTACTAGGAACCATATTTGGTGTTTTGTTGATAGTCTTGATTTATTTCTGCTGCTTTCGCAAGAAGAAAAGAGACA AATTAACCATCAATTCCGGGAGCAAGAAAGTTCAGTTAGTTTTCTCTGG CTCTGAGGCAACGGAACCAGAAGAATCAGAAGAGGATTTTCTTGATGCCGAGATCAAACTGCGACCCGAATCTGTACGATTTGTTCCGGATATCAGCGACACCAATGATCCATACAACAAGTACGCGAAGAtgagaaaagaagaagactTTATGTTAACGGGTCATGACGGACGCTACGGCGGAGATATGTTGCGTTATAGTAACCTGCTAAACAGCACATCACCTTCTCACTCACCGGAAGTTTCTTCAGTAGATTCTGAGAAAGTTCGTTTCTTTGGCGATTTTGAAACTCGCGATGGACAGTCTGCTTGGTACGACTGTACGCTCTCTAAGCCCGCATCCCGTGAGGTACGGGATTCTTTCGATCAGTTTTGCAAAGCTGACATCGGGTCGAAGGACTCGATTCACAGGTCACCCACTGAAATCAACGGTAGAAAGGTTTCGCGTGAACAAGTAGGATGCAAGGCCGTACCTAGATTTGGTTCGAATATGAGCCTTCCGGAGGGAAAAGCAACCAGTGGATATTTTCAAAACCCACGCTTCACGCCTATAAAGGAGGAAAGTCCGCGAGAACGGGATACCCCTCGAGGTAACGGAACCTTGGGACGTAGACAGCCGCACCATTGGTCGACTCCAGCGGTTTTCAGCAAACGACAGGATACAAATAACAACAGCGATGGTAAAGGATCCGATTCCGACTCGGGGGACTCATCGAGACGAGGGCGGACGAGGCGGCATCGGCCTCATTCGTTGTACGAAGGCAAGCTACGGCCCATTTCGGAGCAGGATTCGGATCCGAAGGTGCGTTGCACGTGCGACGCAGAGGAGGAGTCGGATGATTATTCTAACTATCCAACTCTGAAGCTTGGGGAAGAAAGAACAGTTCCCGCTACAGAATCTTCCTCATACCTTCATCTCGATAAATCAGACACATTGAGGCGTTCCTTTACTGATCAGCGGAAAGAATGGAAAGAACCACTTCTCGGTAAACCTTACGACTCACATCGCAATTCGAATGCAGTCGATACAGACTCGGAAAACACCGTCTCTCCTGCAATTTCCTTAGCATCGCTTTCAGAAACGGAGAGTGACAGAGAGATTGCCCGAAAACGTTACGACAGGAAGCCGAGTGAGGCAACAAATAATGCTGTTGCTTCGGCCGTGCCTCGGGCGGTTACAAAATTGAAGTCAATAGAGTCAGAGTCTTCATCAGATGAACGTGGAGGGCAACGGAGTCGAGATCGATCACGAAAATACTCTCCACCTGTTTATAAGGATAAAAAGCCTCCTTCAGTCACAGACTTGAACTTAAATCCCATGGAACGAGTTGACACTATGGAACAGCTGAAAGTCTGCGATCCGTTCTTCCaggaaaaaaatcgtgtatCGCGCTCATCCTCAAATGCATCCAGTGGGATTGGCTCGGTTCCAGTATCCTCCAGCGAAACAAATAGTATCGACTCACCTCGAGGGGTCCGATCTCGATTAAGTTCTCGAACATCCCTCGATCGTGCCTCGAGTGGATATGCCTCTCCTCGGGAGAGTTTTTCCAATTCCACTCTTCGACCGGTGCATCTTGCAGTTTCGGCTCGTTCATCAGTTTCGAGCGATCGAACTTCAACCGACCGCACTTCGAGCGGTTATGCGTCCTCGCGGGATAGCTACGACAATCCCGATCGTTTGCGGCCGGAGGATTATTCAAAAGCTCATGCACAAATGCGATTGAGTGGGAGAGGAAGACGATCGGACGAACCGTACCAGTTAGATCCGTCATCGAGCGAAGTGGATGATCTAGAGACTGAGGGATCATCATACAACCCAAAAGTGTTTGAAGAAATAATGGCACTGCAACAGGAAATGGGAGTAAATTTAGACGGGAGTGATTCAAGTAGAGAAAGCTTAAAGGAAATGGAAAAACTTACAAACTCCGAGCTACTAAAATATGCACCAAGAATGTCGCCAACAAAGTATAAATTAGATTTATACAGTGACGAGGAGAAAGACCAGCGTTGTACGAAGTTGATGGCAGAGTACAAGACGAACAAGAGTCTTCAGGATGTCAAAGCCAGACCCGGAAGCCAGATCTATAGATCATGGGACCTTTGA